CTCAAACGAATCCAACCACGTACACACGGTCGTCGGTAGGACAGTCTACCCCCACCCACCAAGAGTCCAATCATGCATCGTTCCGTGCCCGAGTTGTGAagcctatatatacatataagaTATATCCCACTCTTACATGTACAAACTTATGTTGTGACTTGTGAGGCAAAATATCCCCCCACACACACTTGCATGGCTTTGAAGGTTGAAGGCATGGGGATTAATGGAGATGAGAAAGTGGAAGAAGTTAAAGAGCTCAACTACAGAGGAGTCAAAGCCATGCCCTATGTTATAGGTATatatttgtgtgtgtatatatatgtataaaatatAACAGTAGAGTTAGGTTAAAATGAAAAACttatacgagttgtgagaacttagataACTCAGCCTTacgaaagttttttttttttaaattttttttaccaaaaatcctaaaaaatcaactttttcaaaaaaataaaaaaaaaattaaaaataaaaattagttttttttttttttcatttacagcAGCCATAAATGCTGTAAAAAATGATGTCATACTTAAGTCATCAGCTTTTTATAGCTGCTGTAAAGGGCCGGAAAACACCACTtcgaaaaaaaattaatttttttacgacaatcttttctaacattttaatCTAAGGGTGTGAAAAAATGAGGGCAAAACTCGCACGGAAaggccgagttctctaagttTTCTTACAACGCGGAAGAATTTTCTCTTGATTTTGATCCTATATACTATAACAATATATGTTTGTATATTTGTATTTTAATCCATTTGAATGTGTAGGAAATGAGACGTTTGAGAAGCTAGGGACGATTGGGACATCGACAAATCTATTGGTGTACCTAACTACAGTCTTCAACATGAAGTCCATAACTGCTACAAATCTTATATATGTATTTAACGGTACTTGCAACTTCGGTACCCTCGGCGGAGCATTTCTCTCCGATACTTATTTCGGCCGGTACAAGGTCTTAGGAACAGCTTCCATTTCATCTTTCTTGGTACCTACCATCTCCTATTGTGTTACTTTTATCAAGTTTATTTAAAATCATACCTAAGATAATGTTTTGTATGCTAGCTTTAATTACTCCAATTATATCTTTAATCCAAATAAAAATGCTATATGATATATCATTTAATAAACtttgtatattattttaactattgAGTTGGGGTCTTATTGGAagtagcctctctattcctacggggtagaggtaagactgtctacatcttaccctcctcagaccatATCTTAGTTTTGCTATTTGTGTGATTTACCGAGTATAATGATGATCAGGGGATGCTTGTGCTAACGTTAACGGCAGCAGTCACAAAGCTTCATCCTCATAAATGTGTAGACACCTTGTGTGAGGGACCAACACCATGGCAAATGACTTTCTTGCTAAGCGGTTTTGTCTTTCTAATCATTGGAGCAAGTGGAATCCGGCCATGTAACTTAGCGTTTGGCGCAGATCAATTCAACCCGAACACGGAATCTGGTCAACGGGGAATCGCTAGTTTCTTCAATTGGTACTACTTCACGTTCACGTTTGCTATGATGGTATCATTGACCGTCATCGTGTATGTGCAAGCAAATATTAATTGGGCCATTGGGTTAGGAATCCCGACGTTCCTTATGTTCTTATCGGTTGCTGTATTCTTTATCGGCACGAGGATTTATGTCCTCGTGCCGCCAGAGGGTAGCCCTTTGACCAGCATTTTTCAGGTCCTTGTGGCCACTATCAAGAAGAGGAAACTGGATCTTGAAGAACCATCCGTATCCCTGTTGGATCATGTTTCCACCAAATCCATCAACTTAAAACTTCCATACACTAATCAACTCAGGTACATATATATATTAAGCTTAAACCCTAAGGAACCTTTTTATTAGAAATAGGTAACTTTTAAAACTTTTATACAAACACTTTTAGTGTATAAACTTTTTAAAAGGTTGACTCACTTGCCAGCactttttaattttgttttcgGCTTTTCATTTCACAATTAATTTAGTTTATCTCTAATAACATGTATTATCTAATATTCTTTTAAAAATCTAAATAGATAActttgttttatttatatttgtctagGTATTTTCTAATataaactttattaaaaactGAGTAGTATTCAAAATAACTTATTTTATTTGTTGCACAATAtcaaaaaatatgttattattcATACAACTCGGTTTTAATAAAACTTTTATCCAAGCGTAGACAAATTAAACAAATTTGCGTAATTAGATTTCTAGTTAAAAAAAGATAATTGTGTAAAAGTTTTGAAACATATACCTATTTCTAAAATAATACATCTATAAGTGATAAAAACATGTAAAGTTTGATATGTTTGATGAAACTTATCTTGTCGTGTTACAATTTTGTAACAGGGTTTTGAACAAAGCAGCAATCATAACCCCGAATGACAAAATGAACCCGGATGGATCATCAGGAAACCGATGGACGCTTTGTAGCATACAACAAATAGAGGAAGTGAAATGTGTAATCAAAACAGTTCCAATATGGTTATCTTGCATACTCTACAATGTTTCAATTAACCAAATGCAAACCTACACAGTCTTTCAAGCCCTACAATCCGACCGACGACTCAAACCAAGCTCATTTGAGGTTCCCGCCGCGTCCTACACTGTGTTCCAGATGCTAGCCCTCACCATATGGATCCCAATCTACGACCAAATCATAGTTCCATGTCTTCGGAGAATAACAAACAAAAGACAAGGCATTTCACTCCTACAAAGAATTGGAGTCGGAATGGGCATCGCCATTTTCACAATGCTTGTTGCGGCTCTAGTTGAAACGAAAAGAAGAGACTTGGCACATTCACAGCCAACCATCGGGTTTGAAAAGGGAAAAGGCGCGATTTCATCTATGTCGGGCTACTGGCTCATATTTCAACTGATGGTCGCAGGTCTCTCAGAAGGGTTTGCTGTGATCGGATTTGTTGAGTTTTTCTACAAGCAGTTTCCTGAGAACATGAAGAGTTTCGCGGGTTCTTTCTTGTTTTGTGGGATGGCGATGTCGAGTTATTTAAGCAGTTTCTTGATATCAATTGTTCATAGAACAACTCGTGATGGTGTGTCGAGAAATTGGTTAGCCCAAGACCTAAACGAGGCGAAGTtagattacttttattatttatgCACCGGGTTGGAGGTTTTGAACTTTATATATTATTTGATCGTGGCAAAATGGTATAAATATAAAGGAACTGGTGACGAACTGGCTGATGTGCCTTTGGAAGACATGACTACCCACAAACatgttgtttgaactttgaagaaCACATGATATGCATGGTGAATTTACAACCATGCCCTTGTATGTGAATCAAGATGTGGATGAAAACATGGCCATATATCCTAGAATCAGTTAGGTATGATTGAGGATTTACTTTAATATGTCTCCAATATTTTGTGTGTAAAAATCTCTTATAGATTTTATGGTGTTGTAAGTAGGTCCGGTAATTATTGACCAATTACAATGATGGGGGTCAGGGATAGTCTGAACTTTTACTTGCAAAAATTAATTAGTTGCATGTTAAACTCCACATCTTGTAACGTCATAAATTTAAAATAGTAAATGTCTCATTTATTTAAAATCAAATTAGTGAATTACACCATAAACGTAATACGGATTACGGTGTTTGGGAGTGGACATAGGGCGACAAGGGAGATTAGTGAAATGACACTGAGGTGACTTGAGATGGAACAACACTATTACGTGGGAAAATTGTCTCACCCCATGCGGTGTTGAGGGCAGGGTGTTTTTGTGGGCTTAGCATACCGAAGACAAAGAAGAAAACCTTTGTTGCGGGGTTTGAGTGTGGTATTCCTACTGATGTGGCAATGGTGCCATAGGTGGATGCGGTATCACTCCCACCGCCCTTAAATGAAAAAGAGTTCTCGTTGTAAGGAAAGTAGGAGTGTATTAGGTGTACGGATGTGTGAGTTTCAGATATAAAAGTTATTTACAAATAAGTATGAGCGGGCTTGATATACTACAAGACAAAGGGTTTTTTTCGCAGCGGGTAGTTCTGTCTGAAGTTTCTTAACGAAAGTGGTATTTGTAGGCGATGCTATGTTAAAAAGCATGTAGTGAGAAAAGAATTCACCATCTGTGATGGTTAGTTTTCTAGTAGCGATAATATTATAATAAGTTGGATGTACCAATATACATGTGTAGTGGTACACATGAATAATGCCTCACCCATGGGCGTTGTGTGCCATATGGTAACCTAGTCAGCAAtggggcgtttttctaaaatgggtgcaATGGGGATGTGTTGTGGACATTATGTTAAAAAAGGGGtggaaataaaattaaatataaattaatcaaAAAAACTTTATTGGACAAGAAAAAGTAGAACATCACTAATTGGCCAAAACTTTTGAACACGGGCGTGGAAAATACAACGCCAAACagcaaaaattcaaaaaaaaggCCCCGGAGGGCCATGAATGGGCGTGTTTGGGCGTTTTGGGCCAAAAAAGGCCCAAATTTCTCACCAAAACGGGTGGTAATGAGTTAGGTGCACTAGAGCGGTAGAATGTCACTTGCATAATCAAAACTTAGTATAACAAAAAATAATACATGGACACTTGAATGCACCATTACACCGTTATAATTTATAACTCAATATTATGGAAAATAAATCAAACTAAAAAGTAGACATGAAAGGTAGTAGTTAGGTGCAATTAGCAGGTTTCGGGAGCACCGGTGTTATCAACATCATACCAAGCATCTAAAAAAAGCTTCATTTAAAAAAATACCCTTACCCAAATTGGAAATGATAAAATTCCGTATATTTTGATATAGTAtactaaaaaataattaaaactttTAAATAATTGGTATCAAAGATCATATCTTTCACACCAATTAGAAAATTATGGTTTTAAAATTGCGAGTATTTTAGTAAAAAATCAGATAAATGGTGGAACGATTTCCAAAATGATAAAATGCACATAAAAGCAAGTTATCCTAGTTCTTCATGGTCAAACAAACATTGGCACCAGTTAGGTCAGAAAAGATGGACTATCATTGAACTACTAAAATGATTTATTCAGTATACATTGGTTACTGATAAAACGCTTTTGTAAAACTTGACAAAAAGACAGGAATAGGCTTAATACGACCTGGCCTATTTAACTTTTGGCGCAAATAGACCGAACTTAATCAATGTGATTGCCTAATCTAATCAAATGAGCAAGACTAGTCGTTTTCTAGTATCTACATGTAAACGTTTTGTGAACATTTTGTTTGGTTCTTTATGTACGTTCTTATCACTTAAAACCTAACCTTTTCAACAAAACCTAACTTATTTTACCAATAATCCCTTTGCACAATCATTAACTTCAACTCACCAACATGTCTTCTCTTTCACTTCCATCACCTATACAGCTTAACTCGGCGCATTGAGACAGGTTACAGGACATATCCATGTAACAAGGCTTACGATAATTTGTGTTGCAGGATCATTCTAGGCATCCAAAACACAAGATACCTACATATTCTGCAATGCTTTGACCTTATTTGCAACATTGGGCATCATATGTGGGACAAAGTCCAGAACCGCTTAACAAACCTTACAAGGAAACTTCTCATCAATTGAAAACTCTCCTATGTGCAGTCCCACGCCACCTCAACGGCTAAACATGCGTACAACAATCCCCAACCATGATTTGACACAGGCATTGGTATAATCAAAGAGAGAAGGGCACGGACATCGGCATTTGACCTACGATCCTTTAAAGTGTAAAGACTAAAGGTTTTTACCACTAAAACACACATGATCTATTAGGCGGACAAAACACACTAGAAGACTCCATTTGGAGTCATTTTAGTTTTAGAGACTAGATTGCAATTACCATATCTTCTAAGGTTCATTTATCATGGATTTCTTGTTAGAAATTTCCACACGACCAGCCAAAAGTCGAATTTCAATCAACCACCACTGCCCACAGTTGATAGCCTAAGTTACAAACAACAATTTGATATCAAAGGTAAGGTATCAGCCTTGGTGGAAGAAAAAAGAAGCTTTCCAATACAAAACCTACATTAGGTTACGAAATATGAATCACACCTTGTTTGAATGGTAACAGTTATTGACGAGAAGCAGTGGATCAGTGTTCGATAAGGTTTTTCATGGCACTTTCAATAGAACTTATTGAAGAATaatcttggtttaaaaaagcgcgaagcgctccgaagcgttttggttccaaaagctttaagcgaagcttcaagcgcgaagcgagagcttcacgtatacgaagcgctccatattatatataattatatataatgttaattttatatatatgtataaaaaatagctatccatattatatatatgtattttataatgttaattttgtacttttatgcataaattaaaaagtttaaggaccaaatgtaactactgaagatagagggggttaaatgtttaaatagaCAAACTATCTTTACACTTTTTAAGTAAAAAGTTAGAAGTTTTAGGGACTAAATGTAAACTAatgaaagatagaggggttaaatgtttaaaaaccttaacttataaaaaccctaaaaacctaaaaaacctaaaagaCATATACGCAGCCGTCAGcatctctcttcttcttcttcttccccctTCTTCCTAGTTTCCGGCTGAAAGCAACTCCGTCGCCGGAATTTGTCGCTTAAAAAATGGCCCAAATAGTGATCTGATTGGCTGGAGCGTCGCTTCACAGCTTCAACGCTTCACCGCTTAAAGCTCGCTTCAGCTCGCTTCATGTAATGCAGCGCTTCAGAGCCAAAAAAGCGTTTTTCCGATCGCTTCATCGCCTCAAGCGCGCTTCaagcgcgcttttttaaaccaagagaATAATGGCAATTAAGTAattaacataaacaaacaagtCCTTTCAAAATTTTCAATAATTGTTTAACTTAGATAAATGAACAAATAAACAAAATTAACTATATATCAAAAAACAAAATTAAGAGGGGGGCTTGCTCCACAGCCCAGTATCCAGAGAGAGTTTCGTCTTTTTGCAGCTTCGATTTCGCAAAATCAGTATAAAACCAGGAAAAAGAATATATAAAAGTGCCAtgtaaaacgaaaaaaaaaaaaaaatcctactACAGACCCTGCCAGTTACAGTTCATAAATATGAGACAAGTATCAAGAAACACCAACGGGTGATGTGAGTGAAACCAATGGCCTCAATAGTTTACTCTCCCACATAAACAACCCCTGAAATCccaaaaacgaaaaaaaaaaaaaaaaaccatgctCCAAACTGAATCATATACAAGATTTTGacatgggttttttttttaaacctgattttgactttcaaaaaaGAAATCGAAATACCTAAATTATCAGCTTCCACCCAAAACTCTCCTCAAATCAGATTTCTGTTCAGCAGTAAGCCTTGATGGGTATCTGACATCAAACTTGATCCTCAAGTTTCCTTTCTTTCTAGGGTCTTTAGAAATTGGCATTCCTTCATTAGGAACCGTTAGTTCATCTCCCGGTTTCACCATTTCCGTCACTGGAATCGCTAGATGTCTTCCATCAAGAGTTGTGAGTTCAATGGTCTTCCCGGTGAGAGCTTCCAATAGTGATATTTCTTGATTCACCACTAAATCATTACCTTCCCTTGTGAAAACGTCATGCGGTTTTTCATCTACTACAAATATTATGTCAGCTGCTATCACACCGGGTTCTTGATTACCCTTTTCCGGGAAAGTAATTTTTGTGCCCTTTTTCCATCCAGGTTTTATGTCAATGGTTAAGATCTCCTCCACGGTCCGAATCCTACTGCAACACAAATAACAATAATATGATTCATGAGTTGTGAAGTTATTGAAAATGTTTATCAGTTAAGGATGTAGACAATGTTTTACTTCTTAATTGTATGTGATTACAGATTGTGCATTTGCACCAAAGTGTGTATAATACAACTTACAAATAGAAAATACGACAATGAATGAATTTATTGAAATAACGTATTCCTGAtccatgaggtccatgaatgcttTAACTAAAAACATATTAAGAATTATAATAGAAGAAAGAGCTAAACTCCTAGATTGCTCCTAATTAATACCTAACATAATTAAAAGCGTTCATCCATTGCGCGTTCTGGCTAGAAACCATTTTTCATCCAGTGAATCTAAGGTCGCTTATTTGCCTGTATGGCTGTATGACACTTAATTAATTCAGTCATTCATTTCTTTCGACTTTCATCAAATAGGGTACAAACAAGGCCGGCCCTGAGGGTGGGCGGGAAGGACCACCGGCAAGGGTCCAATATTTCGAAGAGCacgttattttttaaaaaaacccgataAATATATGTAAAAGAATTCTTTTTTAATATGGTATactcatacaaacaccaacataggtcCACTTACAAgactattcttatggtttagataAGTTATTAAcccattggcattaggtttagacctttagtgagcccaatacccaatttcgttaaggcctaagggcacgtttttttcgagctcaaacagggtacacgaattctcagggccggccctgggtACAAAATTGGCCAATCTAGTGGCAGAATGGATACAATTTAAGCTAGATGCTTCAAAAAATCCTTGCATTTAATAACTGATTCCAAATTACCAAATTACTTCCTATTCAAAAAAGATGTAACTAGTTGTGTGTCTTATTTTCAGTATTTACTGAGGCTTATGTTTTATATGTGATTGGTCGGGGTGAATAACGGAATAGGTGTTAAAAATCGAAAGCTTGATAAAAAGAGCACACGGCTGATGGCCTATTTGAGATAAAAGAAGCTAACAGCGAACCTACTAATTTCAAAGCTTAATTACAAGTACTTACACTTAGATACTACGCTACATAAGGTTAGGAAACATTTatctaaaaatatttaatttGCTATTAATAAGAACTCCGAATCATACACTTACTTAGAGAGTTAGAGATCAGTTAGTATTGTACACTTACCTAACAATTACCATATTTGAGCTGATACTAGATTTTACGATCTTAATTGTCTCAAATGGATGAAGAGGCGTTAATTTGAATACGTATTCGGCTACTAGAATTTATATGATATATATAGTGAAACTCAAAAAATTACTCAACCTTTCATAACAGATAAAACTATCCCACAAAGTTTATACGATATCTGACAAGTTATCTGCGTGTTTTCATTGCCATGCTTGATTAGCTTAACAATGCATTTTAGGAGTAAAAACTATCCTCCACTTACTAATTTTAAAACTGAGTTATAAATTATAATTGATTACTCTTAACTACTACACACCAAATACGACTAAGATACATTTACCATAAAAAAATCAACATGCTAACAACATTATAGTATGATATATTCCCAGCCATCAGCTAGTAATCTAGTAATACACCCCAGATAAGAAACAGATCACCTCATGTCTTCAACTACTTTGAAAACGACACTCAATGTTGACAATCTTAATCACTTACGAGTTACTACTATATAGTTAAAGTGTCTATATAAATACGTTGCGAAAAGGGATGGTTTggaaatatatttattaaatcCCTTTCTAGCCCCGTCCCGCCTAGGCTAGGCCTCAGATTTATGTGATAGATATAGGTCTTCCCTTTCATGACATCTTAATTAGCTAGATAAAACCTTAATCACAATCACACATTAAATGGTCACATACTTTAATAGCAGCTCCTAACAAGCAAAACCATGTGAACTTTCGTTATTTAGTACCCTAAAGAAATCCTTTCATTCTTTAACCTAACTTTTTCATCATCCTTCATTCTTTCTTCAAGAACCATTACCATGTTAGCGTTGCCATTCAAAAAGAACTTCACAACACTTTAAGCCTACTGTCAATTTGACTCTAATCACCAAACCATGACACCATGCGGCATGAAAATTAAATCGTCGATAAATAATACACGACGCTAGTGTATAAAAATGCCAAGACTGTGACACTCACTGTCTCACTGATAAGCATCACAATACTTCAACTGTACCAATTCTTCCTATACACTAGCAAAAGACTACAACCTAAATTTCATATTCAGAATCATGTACACAAAACAAATAGCACGAAATCGACTTAACGTTGCTAAATCTTTCCCTAAAACTTATCCATAAAACGATACATTCAAATTTCAATACATCAACTCAGACATTACCACAAACAACTCATGTGCATCAACAAAACATACAAATTTCAATACACAATGATCAAAACCGTACCCGGACGAATCAAGAACCGTTCTGGAGATCTTAATCTTCTTCTTAGCACCCTTATAAAGATCAACCAAGCTACAATTCAACACATTCTCTaaagcaggagccttcttcccgGAAGAACTCTCTCCACCATTCACATTCCTAAAATACCCCTCCTTAAACCCCCTCCCACTACtaccaccaccagcagcagcatctCCACCAAACAACTCCGCATATATATCATCTGCATCCCTAGGGTTAAACCTAAAATTAGGGTTCGGATGCTGGTGACCATTACTAttatgattattgttgttgttgttgttgttactaTGAGTGCTATTATTGTAGTGGTGGTTTCCGGCGTAGTAACTGCGGCCGGAGGACGACGGCGGCGGCGGAGGAACTTGACCGGACTTTAACGCTTCTTCTCCGTAGAGATCGTAGATCTGGCGCTTCTGAGGGTCGCTGAGGACATCGTAAGCTTCGGAAATCTGTTTGAATTTTGCTTCTGCTTCGGATTTGTTCTTGTTGAGGTTTTTATCGGGATGCCAGATCATGGCGAGACGACGATAGGCTTTTTTGAGGTCTTCGACGCTGGCGTTACGGTTGACTTTGAGGATGTTGTAGTAATCGATCCCCATCGGTGGTGGTTTGTTAGTGGCCGGGAAAAAAAAGGGGGATTTTGGGGTtttgttgaagaagaagaagacaggTTGGTGTCTGTCTATTCAAGGAGGAGGAGTGGTGGTGGTGTGACGGTTGTTCGTGGGTTCACACGTTggatatattattattttttattatggtgTGTTTGAAAAAGGAAAATggttattaattattatattaggCCAACGCTACCACACCGTTTGGTCTAAATACGCCTCCTCTACCTACGTGGCAAACATATGGCGCTCCACGCCCTTTCCATCTTTACAACCACAACGAGTAGCCTTAGAGACTAAACAGTGTGGTGTGGCGCCCCCTCTCATTTAGAGGGTTCTTGGTAGGGATGGATATTTGGTACCgggtaccggtactgaatttCCCATACCGATGTATTTTTGGTACCGAATCGGTTGCCACTTTTTGGCTTTTTTGATACCAGTATTTTCCCGAATTTTGCCTTCAAATACCGGTAGCAAATTTCGATACCGGTATTTCTTGTACCGGTACCAAGCTCATCCCTAGTTTTTGGTGGTCTATGGGCTGACACAAGCGTCTACATCTTCACCTCCATTCTTGCGTTCGCTACCTCATTTTACGGGCGAGCCCTTGGCGTCCCTCTTTGACGCCCACAACATGGTGTTTAATATCCAAAAGGTTATGTGACGTTAGACGTCTCTTATGGTTACTTAAGAGTTAACACACACATTGCATGCTAAtgtgatgtatattttaagcatTAAATAGAAATTTAGAAAAAGTTTATAAATGCTTATTTGGTTAAGCAAcagatcaaatacaaatagtcTTATCGTACAAAACATACGAAAgacatgaaaatgtaaaaaacgtggtgacattttcgtaattatttacttgtagagtaattatcaaaattaccatacaaatggtcttgtagagtaattttgatcttgtagggtaaagTTGTAAAAGCAGATAATATACACACACACCTctataatcttattttcacatcccttaGGGTATACGGttcgtataaggttatacggcccgtataggaTGATTTTGCACATAAATAAATGCAGTGgaatctttttttttgttttacatgtatacaggccgtataacattatacgacccgtatacatgtGTATACGAGCAATATAATGTTATACTACCAAATGTGTTTATTTTTTGATGTTTGGTCAGTTTTTTA
This is a stretch of genomic DNA from Helianthus annuus cultivar XRQ/B chromosome 16, HanXRQr2.0-SUNRISE, whole genome shotgun sequence. It encodes these proteins:
- the LOC110916052 gene encoding protein NRT1/ PTR FAMILY 2.10 — its product is MALKVEGMGINGDEKVEEVKELNYRGVKAMPYVIGNETFEKLGTIGTSTNLLVYLTTVFNMKSITATNLIYVFNGTCNFGTLGGAFLSDTYFGRYKVLGTASISSFLGMLVLTLTAAVTKLHPHKCVDTLCEGPTPWQMTFLLSGFVFLIIGASGIRPCNLAFGADQFNPNTESGQRGIASFFNWYYFTFTFAMMVSLTVIVYVQANINWAIGLGIPTFLMFLSVAVFFIGTRIYVLVPPEGSPLTSIFQVLVATIKKRKLDLEEPSVSLLDHVSTKSINLKLPYTNQLRVLNKAAIITPNDKMNPDGSSGNRWTLCSIQQIEEVKCVIKTVPIWLSCILYNVSINQMQTYTVFQALQSDRRLKPSSFEVPAASYTVFQMLALTIWIPIYDQIIVPCLRRITNKRQGISLLQRIGVGMGIAIFTMLVAALVETKRRDLAHSQPTIGFEKGKGAISSMSGYWLIFQLMVAGLSEGFAVIGFVEFFYKQFPENMKSFAGSFLFCGMAMSSYLSSFLISIVHRTTRDGVSRNWLAQDLNEAKLDYFYYLCTGLEVLNFIYYLIVAKWYKYKGTGDELADVPLEDMTTHKHVV
- the LOC110916172 gene encoding dnaJ homolog subfamily B member 13, which codes for MGIDYYNILKVNRNASVEDLKKAYRRLAMIWHPDKNLNKNKSEAEAKFKQISEAYDVLSDPQKRQIYDLYGEEALKSGQVPPPPPSSSGRSYYAGNHHYNNSTHSNNNNNNNNHNSNGHQHPNPNFRFNPRDADDIYAELFGGDAAAGGGSSGRGFKEGYFRNVNGGESSSGKKAPALENVLNCSLVDLYKGAKKKIKISRTVLDSSGRIRTVEEILTIDIKPGWKKGTKITFPEKGNQEPGVIAADIIFVVDEKPHDVFTREGNDLVVNQEISLLEALTGKTIELTTLDGRHLAIPVTEMVKPGDELTVPNEGMPISKDPRKKGNLRIKFDVRYPSRLTAEQKSDLRRVLGGS